From a single Opitutales bacterium genomic region:
- a CDS encoding ABC transporter ATP-binding protein: MAIAQTDIDSILNPPSEDGQEVVIHAVDVHKVYKQGKQETLALRGATLDIYRGEYLSIMGPSGSGKSTLFNMIGALSKPSKGKVFIDQVDIAQLDSNELAWLRCRKIGYIFQSYNLIRVMTCLENVTLPMAFAGMDAESAREKAVNILKRVGLGHRILHKPGELSGGQQQRVAIARALANSPEIILADEPTANLDQATGEEMITLLNGLKEEFDVTIISATHDLKMLKRSDRILWIKDGRIVKAARPEEIDFDSDEFH; encoded by the coding sequence ATGGCTATCGCTCAAACAGACATCGACAGTATCTTGAACCCCCCAAGCGAGGATGGTCAAGAGGTGGTGATCCACGCGGTCGACGTACACAAAGTCTACAAACAGGGCAAACAGGAGACGCTCGCACTACGCGGAGCTACACTCGACATCTATCGGGGCGAGTATCTTTCGATTATGGGGCCGTCTGGCTCTGGAAAGTCTACGCTCTTTAATATGATTGGCGCGCTTTCGAAGCCGTCGAAAGGCAAGGTTTTCATCGACCAGGTAGACATCGCTCAACTTGACTCTAACGAGCTCGCGTGGCTGCGCTGCCGAAAGATCGGGTATATCTTCCAGTCCTATAACCTGATTCGCGTAATGACCTGTCTGGAAAACGTCACCCTTCCCATGGCTTTTGCGGGGATGGATGCCGAGTCGGCGCGCGAAAAGGCAGTGAACATTCTAAAACGGGTCGGTCTTGGGCATCGCATTTTGCATAAACCGGGAGAGCTTTCCGGTGGTCAGCAACAACGCGTCGCCATCGCTCGAGCCTTGGCAAATAGTCCAGAAATCATCCTAGCGGACGAACCCACAGCCAACCTTGACCAAGCGACGGGTGAAGAGATGATCACCCTGCTCAACGGCCTTAAAGAAGAGTTCGATGTCACCATCATTTCCGCGACGCACGACCTCAAAATGTTGAAGCGTTCTGATCGCATTCTCTGGATTAAAGACGGACGCATTGTGAAGGCTGCACGCCCCGAAGAGATCGACTTCGACAGCGACGAGTTCCACTAG
- a CDS encoding FtsX-like permease family protein, translating into MIENQIKLPVKIAIQVVMQGIKIRLGRSVVTITGVVLGIAFLMSILAGQVLKSGVLEEDEIRAEVDRRMNFIMNEMGPATGRDLVVSANLPWSEEDTRIIEQLLEDGLSNLTLHGVIPDAARIPAERYTTIQSVDAESGTQASAIYLIGDLDLQSFPIEFFDEARQKVALIAGEIDEIPSNFAKIATVRLTQKPTEEELARIAEEKRKDRFRNSWIIIISLLVTVIGITNAMLMSVTERFRDIGTMKCLGALSGFVRQMFLLESAFMGSVGSAVGCLVGVLFSLVAYGFTYGFGLITVALFSEWEALSGWILVSLAAGIILSILAAIYPASVASRMVPAVALRTSV; encoded by the coding sequence ATGATCGAAAATCAGATCAAACTCCCCGTTAAAATCGCGATTCAGGTAGTGATGCAGGGTATCAAAATACGGTTGGGTCGCTCCGTGGTGACGATCACCGGTGTAGTCTTAGGTATTGCATTCTTAATGTCTATCCTCGCTGGCCAAGTATTGAAAAGTGGTGTCCTCGAAGAGGACGAAATACGCGCCGAAGTCGACCGCAGGATGAATTTCATCATGAACGAAATGGGACCGGCAACGGGTCGCGATCTGGTGGTCTCAGCAAATCTGCCGTGGTCTGAAGAGGACACCCGCATTATTGAGCAACTCTTAGAGGATGGCCTCTCAAACCTAACTCTCCATGGAGTTATACCAGACGCCGCGCGCATACCAGCGGAGCGTTATACCACAATCCAGTCTGTCGACGCCGAATCGGGCACTCAAGCAAGCGCGATCTATCTCATTGGTGATCTGGATCTTCAAAGCTTCCCAATCGAGTTCTTCGATGAGGCACGACAAAAAGTCGCTCTCATCGCCGGAGAAATAGACGAAATTCCTAGCAACTTCGCTAAAATCGCTACCGTGCGCCTGACTCAAAAACCCACCGAAGAGGAATTAGCGCGCATCGCCGAAGAAAAGCGTAAGGATCGCTTCCGCAACTCCTGGATCATTATCATCTCGCTCCTGGTTACTGTCATTGGGATTACCAACGCCATGTTGATGAGCGTAACTGAACGCTTCCGCGACATCGGCACCATGAAGTGCTTAGGGGCGCTTTCGGGATTTGTGAGACAGATGTTCCTGCTTGAATCAGCCTTCATGGGAAGTGTCGGCAGCGCGGTAGGCTGTCTCGTTGGCGTCCTTTTCTCTCTCGTTGCCTACGGATTTACCTACGGCTTTGGTCTCATCACGGTTGCGCTATTCTCCGAGTGGGAAGCCCTATCTGGATGGATTCTCGTATCGCTGGCTGCTGGTATCATACTCTCTATTCTGGCGGCTATCTATCCCGCTAGTGTCGCATCGCGAATGGTCCCAGCTGTCGCGCTGCGCACCAGCGTATAA
- a CDS encoding peptide transporter, with protein MTFKKKKTDKEVEQFRNLLPIPEKFENGFGWTTVVGLFFCGFIMIPGGIYLGLMTGGNLSQAASWVTVILFMELSRRALKPLNQQELVVLLHAARVMMLGNMLFPGGPLAHIVYRAYYVGSDAVRDAGMLGAFPSWFAPDPDSPAILERNLFHQDWWLPLAVFGFVFAISLVKKYTLGYFFFRLTSDVEKLPFPLAPISAQGAMALAESEDSDKELSSDDVYSNSRTSGKKDKSKGKRWRLFSLGAYVGIAFGALQIGVPAITGLFLSKPIFLIPQPFVDTTTFTEAILPATPTGIALNLGLVILGFVVPFWAVMGAGIAVLLTFILNPILQSTGMLSTWQPGMDTVNTTFSNNVDFWLSFNIGAGFAIAAVSIYSTVRDIRRAVKNNRKKPESEEKEDLWAPPRKGRGDYPLWIAGALYCVSALAIVILCLALLPFSYGIAFFLIFFAFVYSPFLSYVNARLLGISGQTIEIPYVREASFLLSGAKGVEIWLAPVPLENFGQQAESFRVNELTGVNFWSLIKTDLVALPILFFLSLAFWAFIWKADPVPSALFPAAQINWELQAKNQTLIYSSTFVIPGQEGEEKSFSETELGKALKPGVIGGSFASVVALFTVMSGLGLPVMLVYGLIKGLGDFPHNVIPEVFGALLARFYFYKKFGAENFLKIAPTILAGYMTGVGLIGMATIALTLIKNAVSGAPF; from the coding sequence ATGACTTTTAAAAAGAAGAAAACAGACAAAGAGGTAGAACAGTTTCGTAATCTGCTACCCATACCGGAGAAGTTCGAAAATGGCTTCGGGTGGACCACGGTGGTCGGCTTGTTCTTTTGCGGATTCATCATGATACCGGGAGGAATTTATCTCGGTTTGATGACTGGAGGAAATCTAAGCCAAGCTGCTTCCTGGGTAACGGTCATCCTATTTATGGAGCTGTCGCGGAGAGCCCTAAAGCCGCTCAACCAGCAAGAATTGGTCGTTCTCCTGCACGCTGCGCGTGTCATGATGTTGGGAAATATGCTATTTCCCGGCGGACCGTTGGCTCATATTGTCTACCGTGCTTATTACGTGGGCAGCGATGCAGTCCGAGACGCTGGTATGCTGGGTGCCTTTCCCTCCTGGTTTGCTCCCGACCCGGATAGCCCAGCGATTTTAGAAAGAAATCTTTTCCACCAGGATTGGTGGCTGCCGTTGGCAGTCTTCGGATTCGTTTTCGCAATCTCTCTAGTAAAAAAATACACGCTCGGTTACTTCTTTTTCCGTCTCACTTCAGACGTAGAAAAACTCCCCTTTCCACTAGCGCCAATTTCAGCGCAAGGAGCGATGGCTTTGGCAGAATCTGAGGATTCTGACAAAGAATTATCTTCGGACGATGTCTACTCCAACAGCCGAACAAGCGGAAAGAAAGATAAGAGCAAGGGTAAACGCTGGCGGCTGTTTTCACTCGGGGCTTATGTCGGAATCGCATTCGGTGCGCTGCAAATCGGTGTTCCTGCGATCACCGGGCTTTTTCTATCCAAACCAATATTTCTCATACCTCAACCGTTCGTCGACACGACCACGTTCACCGAGGCGATCTTACCGGCTACGCCCACGGGAATCGCCCTCAACTTAGGTCTCGTCATTCTCGGCTTCGTCGTACCTTTTTGGGCCGTGATGGGTGCTGGCATTGCAGTCTTACTCACCTTCATCCTAAATCCGATCCTGCAATCCACGGGCATGCTGAGCACCTGGCAGCCTGGGATGGATACGGTCAACACTACCTTCTCCAACAACGTAGACTTTTGGCTCAGTTTCAACATTGGAGCCGGGTTTGCCATCGCAGCGGTAAGCATCTACTCCACAGTCCGAGACATCCGTCGAGCTGTAAAAAACAACCGCAAGAAACCCGAGTCAGAAGAGAAAGAAGACCTCTGGGCGCCCCCTCGTAAAGGCAGAGGTGACTACCCCCTCTGGATCGCGGGTGCTCTTTACTGTGTGTCAGCCTTAGCTATCGTCATTCTATGCCTAGCGCTGTTACCATTTAGTTATGGCATCGCCTTCTTCTTGATATTTTTCGCCTTTGTTTACAGCCCTTTCCTTTCATATGTGAACGCTCGGCTTCTGGGTATTTCAGGTCAAACAATCGAAATTCCGTATGTCCGCGAAGCGTCCTTCCTACTCTCCGGTGCAAAAGGTGTAGAAATCTGGCTGGCACCTGTGCCTCTAGAAAACTTCGGACAACAAGCGGAATCATTCCGCGTAAATGAGCTCACCGGCGTGAATTTTTGGTCTCTGATCAAGACCGACTTAGTCGCACTGCCCATTTTATTTTTCCTGTCATTAGCATTTTGGGCATTCATTTGGAAAGCTGACCCTGTGCCCTCTGCACTCTTCCCTGCCGCTCAGATCAATTGGGAACTGCAGGCGAAAAATCAGACGCTTATTTACAGCTCGACGTTTGTCATCCCTGGGCAAGAGGGCGAGGAAAAGTCCTTTTCGGAAACCGAACTCGGCAAAGCGCTAAAGCCTGGGGTGATTGGCGGCAGCTTCGCAAGTGTCGTCGCATTATTTACGGTAATGAGCGGTCTGGGGCTGCCGGTTATGCTCGTATACGGTCTCATTAAGGGGCTCGGTGATTTTCCACATAATGTGATTCCTGAAGTATTTGGGGCACTGCTCGCCCGCTTCTACTTTTACAAAAAGTTCGGTGCAGAAAACTTTTTGAAAATAGCACCCACTATACTGGCAGGCTACATGACCGGTGTCGGCTTAATCGGCATGGCTACTATTGCTCTCACTCTCATCAAGAACGCTGTCTCTGGCGCCCCATTTTAG